Below is a genomic region from Balaenoptera ricei isolate mBalRic1 chromosome 3, mBalRic1.hap2, whole genome shotgun sequence.
GGGAGTATGgctgggttatttgtctttcattttatttcataagtACTTTTGCAGCCATTAAAAGGTACACGCATAACCTTCTCTGTTCTTTGCaaatattcactcatttaatcctcatagaaaGCCTGATGGAAGGTGTTATGACTACACTCATCTCACAGAGAAGGCACTGAGGCACTGCATTGGCAACGACCCTGAACAGGGACCCACAGTTGTAACTTCAAAGCTAGGAATGAGAACCCGGCACTGTGGTGTCTGGGTTTATGACCTTCACAGATGTTCTAGGCTGCCACTTCCATGCTTGATGGATGTTTCTCACAAATTTATGGTTTTAATGGGATTATGTGTCTACTTTGATATTTCATTTAGGAAGAGTATTTCTCATCTCTAGAAGTTCCATATAGGCTGCTTATATCTTCCTATTATCTCCTTATGCTACTGCTTCTCCACACTTGATCACAGGGAGTCCATTTCTAGTGGCTGCTTTAAAGCCCTTCTCTACTAATTCTGCCATCTGTGTCACTTCTGAGTCTATGCATCAATTTTCTGCTAGTGACgaattgtatttctgttttgttgcaTTCCAGGTAATTCTAAGTGGGAGATCCACATTGGGCATTTTGGGGTGCTGGATATTCTGTGTTCCTTGAACTAATGTTGGACTTTGTTCTGGTGCAGAGAAGGTACTTTAAAACAGTTTGAGCCTTTTgaggattgctttgaatctttgTTAGTTGGGACCAGAACAGGCTTCTGTCTGGATAATTTGGCCGCAGTACTGAGGCAGTACCCTTTCTGAGCAGTCTATGTATGGAAACCCTTGGATTAGGGTTTTTGTTTTCACTCTGGCTGCCGTGGACAAAGATTCTTCTTGGCCTGAGTGACCCCAGCAATCTCCCAACCTGCTCTTTTCCAGCGGCTCTTACCCAGTCCAGGCAGTTCCTGCCCACACAGGGCTCATATGTCCTTAGACAGGGGACCTCCCTGTAATCTTCAGCGTTCGCTTCATCTCTCTATCCCTGTCCGTCTGTCTGTCTCCTGTGCAGCTTCCTTGTCCTGTACTTGCCATTGTGATACGAGATATCCAGCAGCATTCACTCCTCCAAGATCTCAGCCTGGACTCCCAGGCCCCGTTTGGGTCCCTCTCCTTGCTCTAAGGTTTGGACATCCTGAGGGACTCTGTGTGGCCCTTGTGGATCCccttcacttgttttttttctttcaaaccaCTGTCCTGTGTTCCTGTTGTCCTGTGTCTGAAAACCTTTGGTTCAGTAGTTCCTCTGGCTTTCTCCTGGTTCAACGTCAGGGTGCATAAAGAAAGCACTCTGCTTTGTTTTGAAATAACTTATTTGTTAATAGTTTGCAACTAATATTCtctgttattgcagaatgttttCTAGATCTGTTCTTaagattgatttttattttcattgctgtgaTTGGATAATTATTTAAGCAATCACAAGTAAGTTGTTAAGAGATTACCTACTGTGTCAAtagtcatcttttatttttatttttcattagaaaGTGACATTTCAGGCTGAAATTACTAGACATCTCCAGGAAGTAGAGAAGGTAAAAGAAACCCAGGGAGAAGAACTGCCCTCAGGTAAGATGTTCTCAGTCATGTTCAATTAGAGAAAACTTTCTGTCTCACCTCCTTCAGCTTCCCAGTCGGAACTGCTCATCTCAGGCCCCAGGGAGGACAGGGCTTCCTCAGATTCCTGGGACCTCTctgtccccgcccccagccctggtGACCAGAGGCAGTGAAAGGCCCCCATTGGGGGGTGAGAAGTGAGCCCCTCTTCAGGAGAGCCCTCCCAGGAAGTAAATGAACCATCAAAGCCCTGTCAATATTCTCTGAAATTAATTTATGCAACTGGAATAACATCAGGCTCTCAGATACTTCCTGACCTGTTCCAGTGACTATGGCTTGGGCATTAGGACTCAGGTTGATGATGAATCCCTCAACATCTCATGTTAGATTTTGTCGCCTCCCACTAACTGGATAGAGTCACGTTTGGACCTATCAGTGTAGAGGGAGGGTCTCTGAGAAACTCTCATGTGTGCATGTGAGCTATGCCAGAGCATATCTacatccctctctcctttccagaCCAGTGTGTTAAACCTTGGAGCAACCATGAGATTAGGAGTTTCCTACAAGAATGGGAACTCCTTGAAGACGAAGAGTTAAAGAAGAATTATCACATAGCATCAAGAATAATTGCCAGGCATCTCAAGCAAAGGGGCATAAATAAGAGCAGgagaaaatgtctccagatgctAATAAACATGCAGGACTTATATTGGACCATTCATGAAGCCAACCAGAGACCAAGGAGTGAACCCTTGCCATGTCCTTATGGAGAGGCCCTTCACAGGATCCTAGAACACAGAGGGGAGAACAAGGACTTCTCAGGTTTGTCTCTTATATTCATCTTCATGGTTATTTAGTAAGTGGCATCAGCTGGCCCAGACATTGCACTGTCTCCTGAGAAGGGCAGCATGATGGGGCTGGTCCCTGCCCGCAGGTTACCCCCTGCGCACAGCACAAAGGACTTGAGGTTCTGAGCATCCACCTGCTCCTCTCtcttatttctcctctttgtCCCCAAAACAATGAGGGACTTTACTCATGGCCTGGTTTAGAATAGACATGGCCCCCTGGGCCAGACTAAGTAATAGGCATAGATTCAGGAGGAGGGTAGGTGATGTCCTCATGATGTCATGTCTCTCTCTCATGTCCTCCCTGTGCAGAAGTGGCTGATGTCCCACCACCCGAGTACCAGCCCCCTGCGTGTGCCATCCCTGATTGCTTTGAGGAGCTGCTGTGGGCTCCCCCACATATGATCTACATAGAGGATTCTCAGGT
It encodes:
- the LOC132363447 gene encoding putative uncharacterized protein MSANTD5 codes for the protein MPWVREEKDSGIGLYEELQLSPKYDLYGVSSGPGWEPCTLKVTFQAEITRHLQEVEKVKETQGEELPSDQCVKPWSNHEIRSFLQEWELLEDEELKKNYHIASRIIARHLKQRGINKSRRKCLQMLINMQDLYWTIHEANQRPRSEPLPCPYGEALHRILEHRGENKDFSGPPCAEVADVPPPEYQPPACAIPDCFEELLWAPPHMIYIEDSQVPRWEPWNIFHRCGSFFIYPD